TGGAAGAAGGCACACTTCTTTTGCTTCAGTTTCTGTGATGCCAGAAATAGATGAAGAAATTAACATCGAAATAAAACTTGAAGACTTAAAAATAGATACCTATAGAGCTGGTGGAGCAGGTGGACAGCATGTAAATAAAACAGATTCTGCAGTTAGAATTACGCATATACCAACAGGAATAGTAGTCGCTGTTCAAAATGAAAGATCTCAACATCAAAATAAAGCTACAGCTTTAAAGATTTTAAAAGCCAAACTTTATGAAATAGAACACCAAAAAATGTTGGAAGAAAAGATAAAAATTAGAGGCGATGTAAAAGATATATCGTGGGGTAATCAAATTAGATCATACGTTTTATATCCTTATACGTTAGTCAAAGATCATAGAACCAATTATGAAACATCTAATGCAGACGCTGTATTAGATGGTGAAATAGATGAATTTTTAGAAGAAGAATTACTTTTTTTTGCTAAAATATAAATTTTGGGGCTAAAATATTAATGAAAAGTAAGTTTTAGAATTTTAAAGAGATGGAATAATTTTAAAGAGGAGGTTTTTTAGAAAAAAGGTGTATAATAATATTACTAGAAAATATGAAGATTTTCATAAAAGTGTCATGGTTGAAGAAACTATAAAATTTTTAGTTACAAAAAAGGATGGAATCTATGTCGATTGTACCGCTGGCGAGGGTGGACACATTAAAGTTTTAAATGATTTTTGTGAAAATAAAGCAAAAATTATTGGTATAGATGTCGACTACGAAGTTCTTCAAATAGCAGAGCAAAGATTGAAAGAATTTAATAATATAACTCTCATAAAGTCATCTTATCAAGATATAGATATTATTTTAAAAGGATTAGGAATAAATAAAGTTGATGGTTTTTTGATGGATTTAGGTGTTTCTACTTTTCAGTTAAAAGGAGAAGATAGAGGTTTTTCTTTTTTAAAAGATGAACCTTTAGATATGAGAATGGATACAGAATCCTCTAAAGACGCTTATTATGTAGTTAATAATTATAAAGAAGAAGAATTACGCAGAATAATTTTTGAATATGGAGAAGAAAAACGTTTTGCACATGCTATTGCCAAAAGTATAGTAAGAAGTAGGCCTATAAATACAACTCTGGATCTTGTTAACGTTATAAAAAAAGCTCTTCCTAATTCAGAAATATACAATAGAAAAACACATTTTGCGACAAAAACTTTCCAAGCAATTAGAATAGAAGTAAATAATGAACTAAAGAATGTAGAAGAAACTATTAAAAAATTTGAAGAACTTTTAAAAAGTGGTGGAAGAGTGGCTATTATAAGTTTTCATTCTTTAGAAGATAGGATAGTGAAAAATTATTTTAAAAATAACAATAAATACAAATTTTTAACTCCTAAACCTATTAGTCCTTCTAATGAAGAAGTGAAATCGAATCCTCGTAGTAGAAGCGCTAAATTAAGAGTAGCTGAATATGTTTAATCTCTTTGAAATATTATAGAATGGGGGATTTTATATGGAAAGGATAGATTTGGAAAAATCTCAGGGATTAGAAAGATCGAAATCAAAAGTTAAAGTTATTAACATTGCTCTTATAATATTAGTATTTTTAGTATTTTTAACGGTAAGTGTCTGGCTTACCATCTTTATGAATTTTGGAAAGAATATTGAAAACTACAAATCTATAATTTCTAAATCTCAGATGGAAATAAAGTCTTTGGAAGAACATTTAAATACCATGGACAATCAAATAGATAAGTATCTTGAAATTTTAGATATTATGGAGTAGGAATTACAGTGGATTTGAAATTAAAGCTTATTAGTTTTCTTTTAATATCAGGATACATTTTTTTATTGATAGTAACTTTCATATATAACAATTCTTTAGAATCAGATTTTAGAGAACTTTCATCCAGTCTTTTAGAAAACAATAAATATGCGACCCTTGTTGATAGCAAGGGTCATTTTATTGTTTCAAATCAACAAAAATATGAAGCATGGATTGATTTAGAATATATGAAAAGGCGTGGTAAGTACGATGAAAACAAATATATTTTAAACAGAAAATTTGGTGACGAAGAATTGCAGAATAAAAAATTTATTAAATGGGGATCATATAACTCTTATGAAGAAGCTTATTTGAGCTTAGGTGTACTAAACAAATTTTCAAGAATATATCCTGTAACTGAACGTTTATATAACGAACTTTTTACTCTTGGCCAGGTTACAGGTAAATTTGGTAAAACTGTTTATGGTATAGAACCTTTTTTATTTGAATCTGGTGCACTACAAAACAATGAAGAGATAATTTTAAGTATAGACTTAAAAATGCAACAAATTGC
This is a stretch of genomic DNA from Petrotoga sp. 9PWA.NaAc.5.4. It encodes these proteins:
- the rsmH gene encoding 16S rRNA (cytosine(1402)-N(4))-methyltransferase RsmH, with amino-acid sequence MTRKYEDFHKSVMVEETIKFLVTKKDGIYVDCTAGEGGHIKVLNDFCENKAKIIGIDVDYEVLQIAEQRLKEFNNITLIKSSYQDIDIILKGLGINKVDGFLMDLGVSTFQLKGEDRGFSFLKDEPLDMRMDTESSKDAYYVVNNYKEEELRRIIFEYGEEKRFAHAIAKSIVRSRPINTTLDLVNVIKKALPNSEIYNRKTHFATKTFQAIRIEVNNELKNVEETIKKFEELLKSGGRVAIISFHSLEDRIVKNYFKNNNKYKFLTPKPISPSNEEVKSNPRSRSAKLRVAEYV